Proteins from a genomic interval of Synechococcus sp. A15-28:
- a CDS encoding cation:proton antiporter, with product MLFPALLSEISSHDLEVAETLIGVLRFVLIFVAARSLAEVLVRFELPTILGELLAGVIIGASGLHLLVPPETQVQLSSFFGDVVGGLAHIPADEIPEIYNETFGALQAVSNLGLFSLLFLTGLESELEELIAVGAQAFSVAVVGVVLPFALGTLGLMGIFHVDPIQAIFAGASMTATSIGITASVFGELGYLRTREGQIVIGAAVLDDILGIVILAVVVSLAAGGTLEIAPIVQLVVAAVLFVVVALVLSRKAAPAFDWVIDQLKAPGGKLVGSYLLLGASCFVATAIGLEAALGAFAAGLIASTSKHRHEIQAAVTPIVGLFATVFFVLVGAGMDLSVINPSDPSARSALVIAGFMFVVAIIGKVAAGWAVFGQQKTDKLVVGLGMLPRGEVGLIFLGLGTAAKLLSPGLEVAILLMVIGTTFLAPVLLRLVLKGKPPEDGNEVPEELAADPLGGAS from the coding sequence ATGCTGTTTCCCGCACTGCTGAGTGAGATCAGCAGCCACGACCTTGAGGTGGCCGAAACGCTGATCGGCGTTCTTCGCTTCGTGCTGATCTTTGTGGCCGCGCGATCCCTCGCCGAGGTTTTGGTTCGTTTTGAACTGCCTACCATCCTGGGCGAGCTCTTGGCGGGCGTGATCATCGGCGCCTCCGGGTTGCATCTGTTGGTGCCTCCGGAGACGCAGGTTCAACTCAGCTCCTTTTTTGGTGATGTGGTGGGCGGATTGGCCCACATCCCAGCCGATGAGATCCCGGAGATCTACAACGAGACGTTTGGTGCCCTTCAGGCCGTTTCCAACCTGGGTCTGTTCTCGTTGCTGTTCCTTACCGGTCTGGAGAGCGAGCTGGAGGAACTGATTGCCGTTGGAGCTCAGGCCTTTTCCGTGGCTGTGGTGGGCGTGGTCTTGCCGTTTGCCTTGGGAACCCTGGGTTTGATGGGTATCTTTCATGTGGATCCCATCCAGGCGATTTTTGCCGGCGCTTCGATGACGGCCACCAGCATTGGCATCACCGCGAGCGTCTTCGGTGAGCTCGGTTATCTGCGCACGCGCGAGGGTCAGATCGTCATCGGCGCGGCCGTTTTGGACGACATCCTCGGCATCGTGATCCTGGCTGTGGTGGTTTCCCTCGCCGCCGGTGGAACCCTAGAGATCGCCCCAATCGTGCAATTGGTTGTGGCCGCTGTTCTGTTCGTTGTGGTTGCCCTCGTGTTGAGCCGTAAAGCTGCCCCCGCTTTCGACTGGGTCATCGATCAGCTCAAGGCTCCGGGCGGCAAATTGGTGGGCTCCTACCTCTTGCTTGGCGCCAGCTGTTTCGTTGCCACGGCCATTGGTCTTGAAGCGGCCCTGGGTGCCTTCGCTGCAGGTTTGATCGCCAGCACCTCCAAACATCGCCACGAGATTCAGGCCGCCGTCACGCCCATCGTTGGATTGTTCGCCACGGTGTTCTTTGTGCTCGTTGGTGCCGGCATGGATCTGTCGGTGATCAATCCGTCCGATCCTTCAGCACGCTCTGCCCTGGTGATTGCAGGCTTCATGTTCGTGGTCGCCATCATCGGCAAGGTGGCTGCCGGCTGGGCCGTGTTCGGTCAGCAGAAAACCGACAAGTTGGTGGTGGGGCTCGGCATGTTGCCCCGTGGCGAAGTGGGTCTGATCTTCCTGGGCCTGGGAACAGCCGCCAAGCTGCTCAGCCCTGGCCTCGAGGTAGCCATCCTGCTGATGGTGATCGGCACGACCTTCCTCGCACCGGTGCTGCTGCGTCTCGTCTTGAAGGGCAAACCTCCAGAAGACGGAAATGAGGTTCCTGAGGAATTGGCTGCTGATCCTTTAGGGGGTGCCTCCTGA
- a CDS encoding galactose mutarotase: protein MPMTLTQQTAPYAHWEYVHPEIGDRLRIIPERGGIVSEWRCGEREVLYFDQERYADPAKSIRGGIPVLFPICGNLPGDLLQVNGVDHTLKQHGFARNLPWQLQLLDDQSGVRLSLSSTDETLAAYPFAFLVEMEVRPVAMALEISTTIHNRSDQPMPFSFGLHPYFNVSDLGQTRLTGLAERCLNHLEMADAATDGQLSRLPEGVDFLCRPAGDVTLIDDVSGAQLQLQHQEPMDLTVVWTEPPRKMVCLEPWTGPRQSLVSGDRKLVLDPGTQQTVACRYAVS from the coding sequence ATGCCCATGACTCTCACCCAGCAGACCGCTCCCTATGCCCATTGGGAGTACGTCCATCCGGAAATCGGAGATCGTCTGCGGATCATTCCAGAGCGGGGCGGCATCGTCAGCGAGTGGCGTTGTGGGGAGCGTGAGGTGCTCTATTTCGACCAGGAGCGTTATGCCGACCCTGCCAAAAGCATCCGTGGAGGGATCCCTGTTTTGTTTCCGATCTGCGGCAATCTTCCCGGTGATCTGTTGCAGGTGAATGGCGTTGATCACACCCTCAAACAGCACGGCTTTGCTCGCAATCTCCCCTGGCAGCTGCAACTGCTTGATGATCAGAGCGGTGTGCGTCTCAGCCTGAGCAGCACGGACGAGACCCTCGCGGCCTATCCCTTCGCTTTCCTGGTGGAGATGGAGGTGCGACCTGTGGCCATGGCCCTCGAGATCAGCACCACGATTCACAACCGCAGCGATCAGCCGATGCCCTTCAGCTTCGGGCTGCATCCTTATTTCAATGTCAGCGATCTGGGCCAGACCCGGCTCACCGGTTTGGCGGAGCGTTGTCTGAATCACCTGGAGATGGCGGATGCTGCCACCGATGGTCAGCTGTCTCGCCTGCCGGAGGGCGTTGATTTCCTTTGCCGGCCCGCTGGTGATGTCACGTTGATCGACGACGTCAGTGGTGCTCAGCTCCAGCTGCAGCATCAGGAGCCGATGGATCTGACTGTGGTCTGGACCGAACCCCCCCGCAAGATGGTTTGCCTGGAGCCCTGGACCGGCCCGCGCCAGTCCTTGGTGAGTGGCGACCGCAAGCTGGTATTGGATCCCGGCACCCAGCAGACCGTGGCCTGCCGCTACGCCGTGTCCTGA
- a CDS encoding alpha/beta fold hydrolase, with the protein MDTYRWSHLGHDVHTIHQQPEKDCSDRPALLLVHGFGASTDHWRHNIPVLARTHAVHAVDLLGFGRSAKPAELPYGGPLWRDQLVAYVRERIGRPTVIAGNSLGGFAALAAGAALQQDCAGVVLLNAAGPFSDEQQPPKGWGAIARQSIGSALLKSPVLQRLLFENLRRPATIRRTLNQVYVDKTNVDDWLVESIRRPSLDPGAFGVFRTVFDIPRGQPLDELFAELTAPLLLLWGIRDPWINAPGRRATFQRHAPAATTEVVLDAGHCPHDEVPEQVNAFLLDWLAALT; encoded by the coding sequence GTGGACACCTACCGCTGGAGCCACCTTGGACATGACGTCCACACGATCCATCAACAGCCCGAGAAGGACTGTTCGGATCGTCCTGCGCTGCTGCTGGTTCATGGTTTCGGGGCCTCCACCGATCACTGGCGCCACAACATTCCGGTGCTCGCCAGAACCCACGCCGTGCATGCGGTTGATCTGCTGGGTTTTGGGCGCAGTGCAAAGCCTGCGGAACTGCCCTACGGAGGGCCTCTCTGGCGCGATCAGCTGGTGGCCTATGTGCGGGAGCGGATCGGACGCCCCACGGTGATCGCCGGCAATTCTCTCGGGGGCTTTGCGGCGTTAGCGGCTGGTGCGGCACTCCAGCAGGACTGTGCCGGTGTGGTGTTGCTGAATGCAGCCGGTCCCTTCAGTGATGAACAGCAGCCTCCCAAGGGATGGGGTGCCATCGCCCGGCAGAGCATCGGCAGTGCGCTGTTGAAAAGCCCTGTGCTGCAGCGGTTGCTGTTTGAAAATCTCCGACGTCCAGCCACGATCCGTCGCACCCTCAATCAGGTGTACGTCGACAAGACCAACGTGGATGACTGGTTGGTGGAGTCGATCCGTCGTCCATCGCTCGATCCCGGCGCCTTCGGTGTGTTCCGCACGGTGTTCGACATTCCCAGGGGGCAGCCCCTCGATGAGCTTTTCGCTGAGTTGACAGCACCTCTGCTGCTGCTCTGGGGCATCCGTGACCCATGGATCAATGCGCCAGGCCGCCGGGCCACCTTCCAGCGTCATGCGCCGGCGGCCACCACGGAGGTGGTGCTGGATGCGGGCCACTGTCCCCATGACGAGGTTCCCGAGCAGGTGAATGCATTCTTGCTGGATTGGCTCGCTGCTCTGACGTGA
- a CDS encoding glycogen/starch/alpha-glucan phosphorylase, which yields MTSSQPLDLRLPTPGCYNDPERAGLDAKSVFDGMTEHLFFTLGKLAPTASRHDLYMALSYAVRDRLMMRYLATTEAMRAHPQKSVAYLSAEFLIGPQLNNNLLNLGIQQEAEEALKNFGIESLQQILDVEEEPGLGNGGLGRLAACYMESLASLKIPATGYGIRYEFGIFDQLIRDGWQVEITDKWLKGGWPWELPQPDEACFVGFGGRTESYIDDKGIYRSRWIPAEHAIGIPHDVPVLGYRVNICDRLRLWRADATESFDFYAFNIGDYYGAVEEKVGSETLSKVLYPNDGTDEGRRLRLKQQHFFVSCSLQDMLRSLDNRGLPVEDFPQYWTVQLNDTHPAIAVAELMRLLIDDRHMEWDKAWDITSRSVAYTNHTLLPEALEKWDLNLFGNLLPRHLELIYEINRRFLQQLRLRYPGNDAIQRKLSIIDEDGSKAVRMAHLATIGAHHVNGVAALHSDLVKTDLLPEFAELWPEKFTNVTNGVTPRRWMALANPELSNLLNEHIGEDWISNMENLRKLEERQNDHGFLEHWGNTKLSVKRKLASYIHRNTGVLVDPSTLFDVQVKRIHEYKRQHLNALQVITQYLRIKNGQADGMAPRTVIFGGKAAPGYYMAKLIIRFINGIAETVNADPDMDGRLRVVFLPDYNVKLGEQVYPASDLSEQISTAGKEASGTGNMKFAMNGALTIGTLDGANVEIRELVGAENFFLFGKTVEEITELKQSGYNPGNFINAMPELQEALRLIEMGHFSNGDSELFRPLLDNLTGNDPFFVMADFADYLRAQEAVSLAWTDRMHWNRMSLLNTARTGFFSSDRSIGEYCKNIWNVDPLNVEITCYVR from the coding sequence ATGACCTCCTCCCAACCCCTCGACCTGCGTCTGCCGACCCCCGGCTGTTACAACGACCCCGAGCGGGCCGGTCTTGACGCCAAGAGCGTCTTCGACGGCATGACCGAGCATCTGTTCTTCACCCTCGGCAAGCTCGCCCCCACCGCCAGCCGCCATGACCTCTACATGGCTCTCAGCTACGCGGTGCGCGATCGCCTGATGATGCGGTACCTCGCCACTACAGAGGCGATGCGGGCCCATCCGCAGAAATCGGTGGCCTACCTATCGGCGGAATTCCTGATCGGGCCCCAGCTGAACAACAATCTGCTGAACCTTGGGATTCAGCAGGAAGCCGAAGAAGCTCTCAAGAACTTCGGCATCGAATCCCTGCAGCAGATCCTGGATGTGGAGGAAGAGCCCGGCCTCGGCAACGGTGGTTTGGGACGCCTGGCGGCCTGCTACATGGAATCCCTGGCCAGCCTGAAGATCCCCGCCACGGGATATGGCATCCGCTATGAATTCGGCATCTTCGACCAGCTCATCCGCGACGGCTGGCAGGTGGAGATCACCGACAAGTGGTTGAAGGGAGGCTGGCCCTGGGAACTTCCTCAGCCCGATGAAGCCTGCTTCGTCGGCTTTGGTGGCCGTACCGAGAGCTACATCGATGACAAGGGCATCTACCGTTCCCGCTGGATCCCCGCCGAGCATGCCATCGGCATCCCCCATGACGTCCCCGTCCTGGGCTATCGGGTCAACATCTGCGATCGTCTGCGCCTCTGGCGTGCCGATGCCACCGAGAGCTTTGACTTCTATGCCTTCAACATTGGCGACTACTACGGCGCCGTTGAGGAGAAGGTGGGCAGCGAAACCCTCTCCAAGGTGCTGTATCCCAATGACGGCACCGATGAAGGTCGGCGTCTGCGCCTGAAGCAGCAGCACTTCTTCGTGAGCTGCTCACTGCAGGACATGCTGCGCAGCCTCGACAACCGCGGTTTACCCGTTGAGGACTTCCCTCAGTACTGGACCGTTCAGCTCAACGACACCCACCCCGCCATCGCTGTAGCGGAGTTGATGCGACTGCTCATCGACGACCGCCACATGGAGTGGGACAAGGCCTGGGATATCACCTCCCGGTCTGTCGCTTACACCAACCACACCCTGCTGCCAGAGGCCCTGGAGAAGTGGGATCTGAACCTGTTCGGCAATCTGCTGCCCCGCCACCTGGAGCTGATTTACGAAATCAACCGCCGCTTCCTCCAGCAACTGCGTCTGCGTTACCCCGGCAACGACGCCATTCAGCGCAAGCTGTCGATCATCGACGAAGACGGCAGTAAAGCTGTGCGCATGGCGCACCTGGCCACCATCGGAGCGCACCACGTGAATGGCGTGGCAGCGCTGCACTCCGATCTGGTCAAAACCGACCTGCTGCCGGAATTCGCCGAGCTCTGGCCAGAAAAATTCACCAACGTCACCAACGGCGTCACCCCCCGCCGCTGGATGGCTCTGGCCAACCCCGAGCTCTCCAACCTGCTGAACGAGCACATCGGAGAGGACTGGATCTCCAACATGGAGAACCTGCGCAAACTGGAGGAACGCCAGAACGACCACGGCTTCCTCGAGCACTGGGGCAACACCAAGCTCTCGGTGAAGCGCAAGCTGGCCAGCTACATCCACCGCAACACCGGTGTCCTGGTGGACCCCTCCACCCTGTTCGACGTGCAGGTGAAGCGCATTCATGAATACAAGCGCCAGCACCTCAATGCTTTGCAGGTGATCACTCAGTACCTGCGGATCAAGAACGGCCAGGCCGATGGCATGGCCCCCCGCACCGTGATCTTCGGAGGCAAGGCGGCTCCCGGTTATTACATGGCGAAGCTGATCATCCGCTTCATCAACGGCATCGCCGAAACCGTCAATGCCGATCCCGACATGGACGGCCGCCTGCGGGTGGTGTTTTTACCGGATTACAACGTGAAGCTGGGCGAGCAGGTCTATCCCGCCTCCGACCTCTCCGAGCAGATCTCCACCGCCGGCAAGGAAGCCTCCGGCACCGGCAACATGAAGTTCGCCATGAACGGCGCCCTCACCATCGGCACCCTGGATGGCGCCAACGTGGAGATCCGCGAGCTGGTGGGCGCGGAGAACTTCTTCCTGTTCGGCAAAACCGTGGAGGAGATCACTGAGCTCAAGCAGAGCGGCTACAACCCCGGCAATTTCATCAATGCCATGCCGGAGCTGCAAGAAGCTCTGCGCCTGATCGAGATGGGCCACTTCAGCAATGGCGACAGCGAGCTGTTCCGTCCGTTGCTTGACAACCTCACCGGCAACGATCCCTTCTTCGTGATGGCGGACTTTGCCGACTACCTGCGAGCCCAGGAGGCCGTCAGCCTCGCCTGGACCGATCGCATGCACTGGAACCGGATGTCGCTGCTGAACACCGCCCGCACCGGGTTCTTCTCCTCCGACCGCTCCATCGGCGAGTACTGCAAGAACATCTGGAACGTGGATCCCCTCAACGTTGAAATCACCTGCTACGTGCGCTGA